In Vibrio celticus, one genomic interval encodes:
- the mukF gene encoding chromosome partition protein MukF: MSEMTQTAEEQPIDELVGWVKQHDFSLNLPPERLAFLIAIAVLSNERFDEELGEGELHDAFTIVTRLFEDTGEASAFRANNAINELVKQKLISRFTSEITDGASIYRLSPLAIGISDYYLRHRQFSKLKLSIQLSMVADEMAKAIEAAQKGGTPGHWRKNVYGVLKYSVGEIFDQIDLNQRVMDEQQQTVKQQIADLLNKDWREAINNCETLLSETSSTLKELQDTLQAAGDELQTQILDIQEIVYGDDELEFVGETLFGLQMKLDRITSWGQQAIDLWIGYDRHVHKFIRTAIDMDKNRAFSQRLRQSVTDYFDAPWLLTYADAEKLTDLRDEALVLRDDEVMGQAPIDVEYEEFEQVNDLLSDRIAEMLKAHKQQGAPIDLGLVLRDYLAAHPRTHHFDLARIVVDQAVRLGYSESDYQAIQPDWQAINDFGAKVQANVINKY, encoded by the coding sequence ATGAGTGAAATGACTCAAACTGCCGAAGAGCAGCCAATTGATGAGTTGGTGGGCTGGGTCAAGCAGCATGATTTTTCATTAAACTTGCCACCAGAGCGCTTAGCATTTTTGATTGCTATCGCAGTACTAAGCAATGAAAGGTTCGATGAAGAGTTGGGCGAGGGTGAACTGCACGATGCATTTACCATCGTCACTCGACTGTTTGAAGATACTGGTGAAGCGTCCGCGTTTCGTGCCAACAATGCCATCAACGAGTTAGTTAAACAGAAGTTGATTAGCCGCTTTACCAGCGAAATCACCGATGGTGCGAGTATTTATCGCTTATCACCATTGGCGATTGGTATTTCAGATTATTATTTACGCCACCGTCAGTTCTCTAAGTTGAAACTGTCTATCCAGCTTTCTATGGTTGCGGACGAGATGGCAAAAGCCATTGAAGCAGCACAAAAAGGCGGAACTCCAGGACATTGGAGAAAGAATGTTTACGGCGTGCTCAAGTATTCTGTTGGTGAAATTTTCGATCAGATTGATCTTAACCAACGTGTTATGGATGAGCAGCAGCAAACGGTTAAGCAACAAATTGCCGACCTTCTTAACAAAGATTGGCGAGAGGCGATTAACAACTGTGAAACCTTGCTTTCAGAAACCTCGTCCACGCTAAAAGAATTGCAAGACACCTTGCAAGCGGCGGGTGATGAACTGCAAACACAGATCCTCGATATTCAAGAAATTGTCTACGGTGACGATGAACTCGAGTTCGTTGGCGAAACCCTGTTCGGCTTGCAGATGAAGCTCGATCGAATCACCAGTTGGGGCCAACAAGCCATCGATTTATGGATCGGCTACGACCGCCATGTTCACAAGTTTATTCGTACCGCGATTGATATGGATAAAAACCGTGCCTTTAGCCAGCGCTTGCGTCAATCAGTCACCGACTACTTTGATGCGCCTTGGTTACTGACCTACGCCGATGCTGAGAAGCTGACGGATCTTCGTGATGAAGCGCTTGTGCTTCGTGATGACGAAGTGATGGGACAAGCACCAATCGACGTAGAGTACGAAGAATTTGAGCAAGTGAATGACCTGCTTTCAGATCGAATTGCAGAGATGTTAAAAGCTCACAAACAGCAAGGCGCGCCAATTGATCTTGGCCTTGTGTTACGCGATTACCTCGCTGCACACCCTCGCACACACCATTTTGATTTAGCCAGAATTGTTGTCGACCAAGCCGTACGCTTAGGTTACTCAGAGTCTGACTATCAGGCTATTCAGCCAGATTGGCAGGCAATTAACGATTTCGGTGCAAAGGTACAAGCAAATGTCATTAACAAGTACTGA
- the mukB gene encoding chromosome partition protein MukB has protein sequence MIERGKYQSLTMVNWNGFFARTFDIDGLVTTLSGGNGAGKSTTMAAFITALIPDQSLLHFRNTTEAGSSQSSRDKGLYGKLQPGACYAALDVVNSRNQRLLFAVKLQQVAGRDKKVDIKPFVIQGLPSHVKPTDVLIQNVSDSHARVCQLNDVKAAVAQYEGAHFKAFSSIVDYHSQMFEYGVVPKKLRNSSDRSKFYRLIEASLYGGISSAITRSLRDYLLPQNGGVKKAFQDMESALRENRMTLEAIKTTQSDRDLFKHLITESTNYVAADYMRHANDRRNKLDQTMKFRGELFGSRETLLDQNNLLNRVQEELELLVDQESALEQDYQAASDHLQLVQTALRQQEKIARYSEDLEELNERLEEQMMVVEEAQERVLLAEEQATITEEEVDSLKTQLADYQQALDVQQTRALQYQQAVQALEKTKQLLGDESITAESALTLVSELKAQEESSTQTLLSTKHKLDMSSAASAQFDKALALVKSIVGDVERKEASHSAKQALEKGRNAKHVVENEQQWRAQHRDMARDVAQQRQAKELATEYQKQHNISLTDEAVFDEERERHAMQIESLEYAQEELREAKSEQRRVQQNHDQEIQKLESIAPAWITANDALEALRDQTEAELEDSQAVMTQMQQVLEDEKSQAVAKDQLATRRAELEQEIERLASPGGSNDPRLKGLADTLGGVLLSEIYDDITIGDAPYFSAMYGPARHAIVVSDLDGIKEKLLDLDDCPEDLYILEGDVDAFDDSSFNADELEGAVCVQLNDRQMRYSRFPEIPLFGRAAREQRLEKLREERDVVVENHAKAAFDSQKLNRLYQAFNSFVAKHLHVAFNADPEQALAAIRDKRNQIVRSLAELNSKEQQQRSQLLQSKQALGALDKLAPMVRILEDETLAERLAELEAQLERLSEAKSYLNTHGKALTSLEQIVSALDADPEQFEALEAEYRQADNALQTLKGKVFALSDLIERRHYFAYADSVDLLNKSSELSEQLKAKLVQAEQARTKGRDGLKQAREQMNQYNQVLAALKSSHQAKQETVQEFKQELQEFGVNADEGAEERAVRRRDELQERLHTSRSRKSEYERTITSTELEMKALAKRLKKVQKEYIELRTFVVAAKAGWCSVLRLARENDVERRLHKRELAYLTAGELRSMSDKSLGALRLAVADNDDLRDSLRLSEDNAHPERKVLFYIAVYQHLRERIRQDIIHTDDPVEAIEEMEVELARLTEELTQRENRLAISSESVASIIKKTIQREQNRIRMLNQGLSNIYFGQVKGVRLNVKIRESHEILLSGLATQQEQHKDLFESTRFTFSEAMAKLFQRVNPHIDMGQRSPQVLGEELLDYRNYLELSVEVNRGSDGWLQAESGALSTGEAIGTGQSILLMVVQSWEEESRRLRSKDIVPCRLLFLDEAARLDAKSISTLFELCDRLGMQLLIAAPENISPEKGTTYKLVRKVFKDHEHVHVVGLRGFAQNKPASPVQELIEEAEQ, from the coding sequence ATGATTGAAAGAGGTAAGTATCAATCATTAACCATGGTCAACTGGAACGGCTTCTTTGCGCGTACTTTTGATATTGATGGATTGGTTACAACGCTTTCTGGCGGTAACGGTGCGGGTAAGTCGACCACAATGGCGGCATTCATCACAGCACTGATCCCTGACCAAAGCCTTCTGCATTTCCGTAACACAACGGAAGCGGGTAGCTCGCAGTCATCTCGTGATAAAGGCCTTTACGGTAAGCTTCAGCCAGGCGCATGTTATGCCGCGCTAGATGTTGTGAACTCTCGTAATCAGCGTCTATTGTTTGCAGTAAAACTGCAGCAAGTTGCGGGTCGTGATAAGAAAGTCGATATCAAACCGTTTGTTATTCAAGGCCTTCCAAGCCATGTGAAACCAACGGATGTGTTGATTCAAAACGTTTCAGACAGCCACGCTCGCGTATGCCAGTTGAACGACGTGAAAGCGGCGGTAGCGCAATACGAAGGCGCACATTTCAAAGCCTTCTCTTCGATTGTTGATTACCACTCGCAGATGTTTGAATACGGTGTGGTACCGAAGAAACTGCGTAACAGCAGCGACCGTTCTAAGTTCTACCGCTTAATTGAAGCATCGCTTTACGGTGGTATCTCTAGTGCGATTACGCGCTCTCTGCGTGATTACCTTCTACCGCAAAATGGTGGTGTGAAGAAAGCGTTCCAAGACATGGAATCAGCACTACGCGAAAACCGTATGACGCTAGAAGCGATCAAAACGACTCAGTCGGATCGTGATTTGTTTAAGCACTTGATCACTGAATCTACGAACTACGTGGCAGCAGATTACATGCGCCATGCTAACGATCGTCGCAACAAGCTTGATCAAACCATGAAGTTCCGTGGTGAGCTGTTTGGTTCTCGTGAAACCTTGCTTGATCAAAACAACTTGTTGAACCGCGTTCAAGAAGAACTAGAGTTACTTGTCGATCAAGAATCAGCACTAGAGCAAGATTACCAAGCGGCTTCGGATCATCTGCAATTAGTTCAAACTGCACTTCGTCAGCAAGAGAAAATTGCCCGCTACAGCGAAGATCTAGAGGAGCTTAACGAGCGTCTAGAAGAGCAAATGATGGTGGTTGAAGAAGCTCAAGAGCGAGTACTTCTTGCTGAAGAGCAGGCAACCATCACTGAAGAAGAAGTGGATAGCCTGAAAACTCAGCTTGCTGACTACCAACAAGCGTTGGATGTTCAGCAGACTCGTGCGCTTCAATACCAGCAAGCGGTTCAAGCATTAGAGAAAACTAAGCAGTTACTTGGTGATGAATCTATTACGGCAGAAAGCGCACTAACTCTGGTTTCTGAGCTAAAAGCACAAGAAGAATCAAGCACGCAGACGCTACTGTCTACTAAGCACAAGCTAGACATGTCTTCTGCAGCTTCTGCGCAGTTCGACAAAGCGCTCGCTCTTGTTAAAAGTATTGTGGGTGACGTTGAGCGTAAAGAAGCGTCTCACAGCGCTAAACAAGCGTTAGAGAAAGGCCGTAACGCAAAACACGTTGTTGAAAATGAACAGCAATGGCGAGCTCAGCATCGCGACATGGCTCGTGATGTAGCGCAGCAGCGTCAAGCAAAAGAGCTTGCGACTGAATACCAAAAGCAACACAACATCTCACTGACTGACGAAGCGGTTTTCGATGAAGAACGTGAACGTCACGCGATGCAGATCGAGTCTCTTGAGTACGCTCAAGAAGAGCTGCGTGAAGCGAAGAGTGAGCAACGTCGTGTACAACAAAACCACGACCAAGAGATTCAAAAGCTTGAGTCCATTGCTCCAGCGTGGATCACGGCAAACGATGCACTTGAAGCACTGAGAGATCAAACAGAAGCTGAGCTAGAAGATAGCCAAGCGGTGATGACTCAAATGCAGCAAGTGCTTGAAGACGAAAAGTCTCAAGCGGTAGCAAAAGATCAGTTGGCAACGCGCCGAGCTGAACTTGAGCAAGAGATTGAGCGTTTAGCTTCTCCTGGTGGCTCTAACGATCCTCGCCTGAAAGGCCTAGCGGATACGCTTGGTGGCGTACTGCTTTCTGAGATCTACGATGACATCACGATTGGTGATGCGCCGTACTTCAGTGCGATGTACGGCCCAGCTCGTCACGCAATTGTGGTTTCGGATCTTGATGGTATCAAAGAGAAGCTGCTGGATCTTGATGATTGTCCAGAAGACCTTTACATCCTAGAAGGCGATGTCGACGCGTTTGATGACAGTTCATTCAATGCCGATGAGCTTGAAGGTGCGGTGTGTGTTCAGCTGAACGATCGCCAAATGCGTTACTCACGTTTCCCTGAGATCCCACTGTTTGGCCGTGCGGCTCGTGAACAACGCCTAGAGAAATTGCGCGAAGAGCGTGACGTTGTTGTTGAGAACCACGCGAAAGCAGCGTTTGACTCTCAAAAGCTGAATCGCCTATATCAAGCATTCAACAGCTTTGTTGCGAAGCACCTGCACGTTGCGTTTAACGCAGACCCAGAGCAAGCACTTGCTGCGATTCGTGATAAGCGTAATCAAATTGTTCGTTCTCTGGCTGAGCTTAACTCTAAAGAGCAGCAGCAACGCAGTCAGCTTCTACAAAGCAAGCAGGCACTAGGTGCGCTAGATAAATTAGCTCCAATGGTTCGTATTTTAGAAGACGAAACATTGGCTGAGCGCTTAGCTGAATTAGAAGCACAACTAGAGCGTTTAAGTGAAGCTAAGTCTTACTTGAATACGCACGGTAAAGCGCTTACTTCTCTAGAGCAAATCGTATCTGCACTAGACGCTGACCCAGAGCAGTTCGAAGCTTTGGAAGCCGAGTATCGTCAAGCCGATAACGCGTTACAAACTCTAAAAGGTAAAGTGTTCGCGCTGTCTGATTTGATTGAGCGTCGTCACTACTTTGCTTACGCGGATTCTGTTGATTTGCTTAACAAGAGCAGTGAACTGAGCGAGCAATTAAAAGCGAAGTTGGTTCAAGCTGAACAAGCAAGAACCAAAGGCCGCGATGGCTTGAAGCAAGCTCGCGAACAGATGAACCAATACAACCAAGTATTGGCGGCACTGAAGAGCTCACATCAAGCGAAGCAAGAGACGGTTCAAGAGTTCAAACAAGAGCTACAAGAGTTTGGCGTAAACGCTGATGAAGGCGCTGAAGAGCGTGCTGTACGTCGTCGTGACGAGCTTCAAGAGCGTCTACACACATCTCGCAGCCGTAAGAGCGAATACGAGCGTACGATTACGTCAACAGAACTTGAGATGAAAGCCCTAGCTAAGCGTCTTAAGAAAGTTCAGAAAGAGTACATAGAACTTCGTACCTTCGTTGTTGCAGCAAAAGCAGGTTGGTGTTCAGTACTTCGCTTAGCTCGTGAAAATGATGTTGAACGTCGTCTGCACAAGCGTGAACTGGCTTACCTAACGGCGGGCGAGCTTCGCTCTATGTCGGATAAATCACTGGGTGCGCTACGTCTGGCTGTGGCTGATAATGACGACCTACGTGATTCGCTGCGTCTATCTGAAGACAACGCGCATCCAGAGCGTAAAGTCCTGTTCTACATTGCGGTTTACCAGCACCTTCGTGAGCGTATTCGCCAAGACATCATTCATACGGATGATCCGGTTGAAGCAATCGAAGAGATGGAAGTTGAGCTTGCTCGTCTAACAGAAGAATTGACGCAGCGTGAAAACCGCTTAGCGATCAGCTCTGAATCGGTAGCAAGCATCATCAAGAAAACGATTCAGCGTGAGCAGAACCGTATTCGTATGCTCAACCAAGGTCTGTCGAACATTTACTTTGGTCAGGTTAAGGGCGTTCGTTTGAACGTTAAGATCCGTGAAAGCCACGAGATCTTGCTATCAGGTCTAGCGACTCAACAAGAGCAGCATAAAGACTTGTTCGAATCAACGCGCTTTACCTTCTCAGAAGCGATGGCGAAGTTGTTCCAACGTGTTAACCCACATATCGATATGGGCCAACGTTCTCCGCAAGTTCTGGGTGAAGAGCTACTTGATTACCGTAACTACCTAGAGCTAAGTGTTGAAGTTAACCGTGGTTCAGACGGCTGGTTACAAGCGGAATCGGGCGCACTGTCTACGGGTGAAGCGATCGGTACCGGTCAGTCTATCCTACTGATGGTTGTTCAAAGCTGGGAAGAAGAGTCTCGTCGACTTCGTAGCAAAGACATCGTTCCATGTCGTTTGTTGTTCCTTGATGAAGCAGCCCGTTTGGATGCGAAATCTATCTCTACCTTGTTCGAACTGTGTGACCGTTTAGGTATGCAACTTCTGATTGCAGCACCAGAGAACATCAGCCCAGAGAAAGGCACAACTTACAAACTGGTTCGTAAGGTCTTTAAAGATCACGAACACGTACATGTTGTTGGCCTGCGCGGTTTTGCTCAAAACAAACCGGCATCTCCAGTTCAAGAGCTTATTGAAGAAGCTGAGCAATAA
- the mukE gene encoding chromosome partition protein MukE, with product MSLTSTDDYMPEKLVKAIANPLFPALDSMLRSGKHVSTEDLDNHALLSDFEVELQHFYQRYNTELVKAPEGFFYLRPRSTSLIGRSVLSELDMLVGKVLCFLYLSPERLAHEGIFTNQELFDELMSLADEKKLMKLATNRASGSDLDKEKLFEKVRTSLRRLRRIGMLIAIGETGKFRISEAVFRFGADVRVGDDMKEAQLRLIRDGEAVVHTQEPNQGSLLNEEQAEATSEVDADVDENGQQDIFNDQADFDLESNAGEQTKVEGEA from the coding sequence ATGTCATTAACAAGTACTGATGATTACATGCCAGAGAAACTGGTAAAAGCGATAGCGAACCCACTGTTCCCTGCGCTAGATAGCATGCTGCGTTCAGGTAAGCATGTTTCAACAGAAGATCTAGATAACCACGCGTTGCTGTCTGATTTCGAAGTGGAACTTCAGCATTTCTATCAACGCTACAATACGGAATTGGTAAAAGCGCCGGAAGGTTTCTTTTACTTGCGTCCGCGTTCTACGTCTCTGATTGGTCGTAGTGTGTTATCTGAGCTCGACATGTTGGTTGGTAAGGTGTTGTGTTTCTTATACCTAAGCCCAGAACGTCTGGCTCATGAAGGTATCTTCACCAACCAAGAATTGTTTGATGAATTGATGTCGTTAGCGGATGAGAAAAAACTCATGAAGCTAGCAACCAACCGTGCGTCTGGTTCTGACTTAGACAAAGAAAAGCTGTTCGAAAAAGTACGTACTTCTCTGCGTCGTTTACGCCGTATCGGCATGTTGATTGCGATTGGTGAAACGGGCAAGTTCCGTATCAGCGAAGCGGTATTCCGTTTTGGCGCTGACGTTCGTGTTGGCGACGATATGAAAGAAGCGCAATTGCGTCTTATCCGTGACGGTGAAGCTGTGGTTCATACCCAAGAACCTAACCAAGGTAGTTTGTTGAATGAAGAACAAGCGGAAGCCACATCAGAAGTAGATGCAGACGTAGACGAAAACGGTCAACAAGACATTTTTAACGATCAAGCTGACTTTGACCTTGAGTCAAACGCTGGCGAACAAACAAAAGTAGAAGGTGAAGCATGA
- the fdhF gene encoding formate dehydrogenase subunit alpha codes for MIQIVIDGKYRIVEQGQTVLEAAKTCGLEIPSLCGLNKTADKVPCDLCVVEVDGVGVTRSCELEVSNGLNITTQSKQLTNHRQEALNRIMTDHYADCEAPCQTACPAGVDIQSYLHHIAQNDHIKAIEVIKKTLPMPLSIGRVCPAFCETECRRNLVDESIAIRQLKRHAADADLAAQESYMPAKKPNKGKSIAIVGSGPGGLTAGYYLSNEGYDVSVYESMPQAGGWLRYGIPEYRLPKSILDKEIELMCRNGMVVECGKKLGVDFTLSDLSNDFDAVCLAVGASQAVEMNYPGSELGGCYLGVDYLKDYVTDQQYVTGKKVAVIGGGNTAIDCARTAVRDGADTTLIYRRTRDEMPAEDYEIEEAEHEGVKFHFLTNPAENIADENGHVSEIRLERMALGPADASGRRSPKPTGEFFVEAFDTVIAAVSQKPDLSFMDNEAINIPLTRWNTADADPQTMHTGTGNIFSIGDFRRGPATAVEAVGDGRIAAQAIDRFFHGDMENIPAKPFNSRKHKQLKAVDPEQYQSIQRMARKIMPELTPEQREQSFDEVETGFDNADAIAEAARCLECGCQANTDCDLRDYSTEYKATQTHPEYKIDVASNESWQAIRAEEAKVGLTRQKFSVDDSSEFIIFDANRCISCGQCIQACREQNVHGVLSFMNQSDGKPASRPECRPNFGADKTLMGDSNCVQCGSCIQACPTGAMVDARDRKQGDTDVLKKVDTICTYCGVGCKLTMHIDEQKNKIRYIEGGDSPVNEGMLCVKGRFGFDFVGSDARLTTPLIRKDGWLQPVSWDEAVKLIAEKFTAIKQGFGSNALAGFSSAKTTNEDNYAFQKFIRRELGTNNVDHCARLCHASTVTGLEASLGSGAMTNDIPSIKHSDVIFIIGSDTTSAHPIIGSHIKQAVRHGGARLIVADPKRIDIADHAELYLAHRPGTDVMLINGVMQQIIKHGWYDQEYIEDRVDGFDTLLQEVMSPSYSLDKVELVTGVKAEDIFAMARLIGTAERTAVYYSMGITQHTTGHDNVRSIANLQLLCGNIGIEGGGINPLRGQSNVQGACDMGALPNNLPGYQKVYNPMVRQKFAMEWGVSDLPAETGLTLTEIIDGACNRGVRGLYVMGENPVLSDPNQAHVIEGLEALDFLVVQDIFLTETAQYADVVLPSCSFAEKSGHFTNTERRVQRINPAVLPPGEAKEDWVIIQMLANAMGGGWDYKTVADITNEIARVTPQYAGLRWENITVNGVQWPSNKNNPDGTRIMHQTQFTRGRGQMEAIPFRYAAELPDAKYPLVLTTGRILEQFHTGTMTRKTKGLDNLAGPRAMVSVHDAEALGISNGQMLKVSTRRGEIEIAAFVTKRMQKGVVFIPFHFVESPVNRLTTTATDPHAKIPEFKVAAVRIDPILEPESEVTEA; via the coding sequence ATGATTCAAATCGTTATTGATGGGAAATATCGAATCGTCGAGCAAGGACAAACCGTTCTTGAAGCGGCAAAAACATGTGGTTTGGAGATCCCATCTTTATGTGGTTTGAATAAAACAGCGGATAAAGTACCGTGCGACCTGTGTGTGGTCGAAGTGGATGGCGTTGGTGTTACTCGCTCTTGTGAGCTTGAAGTGTCTAATGGGCTGAATATTACCACTCAGTCAAAACAGTTAACGAACCATCGACAAGAAGCGTTGAATCGCATTATGACCGATCACTACGCTGACTGTGAGGCGCCATGCCAAACAGCCTGTCCTGCTGGGGTCGACATCCAATCTTACCTGCACCATATTGCTCAAAATGATCACATCAAAGCGATTGAAGTGATCAAAAAGACATTACCAATGCCGCTTTCAATTGGTCGTGTGTGTCCTGCTTTCTGTGAAACCGAATGTCGTCGTAACTTGGTTGATGAATCCATCGCGATTCGCCAACTCAAACGACACGCTGCCGACGCGGATTTAGCGGCTCAAGAGAGCTACATGCCAGCTAAGAAACCGAATAAAGGCAAGAGTATTGCAATTGTCGGTAGTGGCCCCGGTGGGCTTACGGCGGGTTATTACTTATCTAACGAAGGCTATGATGTCAGTGTCTATGAGTCGATGCCGCAAGCGGGTGGTTGGTTGCGTTACGGTATCCCGGAATATCGCTTGCCTAAGTCGATTCTAGATAAAGAAATCGAGTTGATGTGTCGCAACGGAATGGTGGTTGAGTGCGGTAAAAAACTCGGTGTTGATTTTACACTGTCTGATTTAAGTAACGATTTTGATGCAGTTTGTTTAGCGGTTGGCGCATCGCAAGCGGTCGAGATGAATTACCCGGGTAGTGAACTCGGCGGTTGTTATTTGGGTGTCGATTATCTGAAAGATTACGTGACCGATCAGCAGTATGTCACTGGTAAAAAGGTCGCAGTAATTGGTGGCGGTAATACCGCGATTGACTGCGCTCGAACAGCGGTTCGTGATGGAGCGGATACTACGCTGATTTATCGTCGTACTCGAGATGAGATGCCAGCAGAAGATTACGAAATCGAAGAAGCTGAACATGAGGGTGTGAAGTTCCACTTCTTAACCAACCCTGCAGAAAACATAGCCGATGAAAATGGCCATGTATCAGAAATACGATTAGAACGAATGGCTTTGGGTCCTGCTGATGCTTCAGGCCGACGCAGCCCTAAACCAACTGGCGAGTTCTTTGTTGAAGCGTTTGATACGGTTATTGCTGCCGTGTCGCAAAAGCCTGATCTGAGCTTTATGGACAATGAAGCGATTAATATTCCTCTTACTCGTTGGAATACCGCAGATGCTGATCCACAAACCATGCATACCGGAACCGGAAATATTTTCAGTATTGGTGATTTCCGACGCGGCCCTGCAACCGCAGTCGAAGCGGTGGGGGATGGGCGTATTGCTGCACAAGCGATCGATCGCTTCTTCCATGGTGATATGGAAAATATTCCGGCTAAACCGTTTAACTCAAGAAAGCACAAACAACTCAAAGCGGTGGATCCTGAGCAATACCAGTCGATACAGCGCATGGCTCGTAAGATCATGCCGGAACTAACGCCCGAACAGCGTGAACAAAGCTTCGATGAAGTAGAAACAGGGTTTGATAATGCCGATGCAATCGCTGAAGCTGCAAGATGTTTAGAGTGTGGCTGCCAAGCAAATACCGATTGCGACCTACGAGACTACTCGACTGAATACAAAGCAACGCAAACCCATCCAGAATACAAAATCGATGTGGCTTCGAATGAGAGTTGGCAGGCGATTCGCGCAGAAGAAGCGAAAGTCGGTTTAACAAGACAAAAATTTTCGGTTGATGACAGTTCTGAGTTCATTATCTTTGACGCCAACCGCTGTATCAGTTGTGGCCAGTGTATCCAAGCCTGTCGAGAACAGAATGTTCATGGCGTTCTAAGCTTCATGAACCAATCGGATGGCAAACCTGCATCAAGACCCGAATGTCGTCCTAACTTTGGCGCAGACAAGACCTTAATGGGCGACTCAAACTGCGTTCAATGCGGATCGTGTATTCAGGCGTGTCCAACTGGTGCAATGGTTGATGCACGTGATAGAAAGCAGGGAGACACAGACGTACTCAAGAAAGTCGATACCATCTGCACCTATTGCGGTGTGGGCTGTAAGCTAACCATGCATATCGATGAGCAGAAAAACAAAATCCGCTATATCGAAGGCGGAGACTCTCCGGTTAATGAAGGCATGTTGTGTGTTAAGGGACGATTTGGCTTCGATTTTGTGGGCAGCGATGCGCGTTTAACCACACCATTAATTCGTAAAGATGGCTGGTTGCAACCTGTAAGTTGGGATGAGGCAGTTAAGCTCATTGCCGAGAAGTTTACTGCGATTAAGCAAGGCTTTGGCAGTAACGCTTTAGCGGGTTTCTCGTCGGCGAAAACCACCAATGAAGATAACTATGCCTTCCAAAAATTCATACGTCGTGAACTCGGCACCAATAACGTCGATCACTGTGCGCGCCTTTGTCACGCATCGACAGTTACTGGTTTAGAGGCTTCGCTGGGCAGCGGGGCGATGACCAATGATATTCCAAGCATCAAGCACTCAGATGTGATCTTTATTATTGGCTCAGACACCACGTCAGCACACCCAATTATTGGCTCGCATATCAAGCAAGCGGTGAGACATGGTGGAGCGAGATTGATCGTTGCCGATCCAAAACGAATCGATATTGCTGACCATGCTGAGCTTTACTTAGCGCACCGACCGGGTACCGATGTAATGCTGATCAATGGTGTGATGCAGCAGATCATCAAACACGGTTGGTACGACCAAGAGTATATCGAAGATCGTGTGGACGGCTTTGATACCTTGCTCCAAGAGGTCATGTCACCAAGCTATTCACTAGACAAAGTGGAGCTGGTAACTGGCGTTAAAGCGGAAGACATCTTCGCAATGGCACGATTGATTGGTACTGCAGAGCGCACAGCGGTGTACTACTCGATGGGCATTACGCAACATACCACTGGTCACGATAACGTTCGCTCTATCGCTAACCTGCAGCTTTTGTGTGGCAACATCGGAATTGAAGGCGGTGGTATCAACCCATTACGTGGTCAATCCAATGTTCAGGGTGCGTGTGACATGGGCGCATTGCCAAACAACCTTCCGGGTTATCAGAAAGTGTATAACCCAATGGTTCGTCAAAAATTTGCGATGGAGTGGGGTGTTTCTGACTTACCGGCTGAAACAGGCTTAACGCTGACCGAAATTATTGATGGTGCGTGTAATCGAGGTGTTCGTGGCCTGTACGTAATGGGCGAGAACCCAGTGCTGAGTGACCCGAACCAAGCGCATGTGATTGAAGGTCTTGAAGCATTAGATTTCCTCGTGGTTCAAGATATTTTCTTAACCGAAACCGCTCAATATGCCGATGTGGTTCTGCCGTCTTGCTCGTTTGCTGAGAAGTCTGGTCACTTTACTAATACCGAGCGTCGTGTTCAGCGTATTAACCCGGCGGTATTGCCTCCAGGTGAAGCGAAAGAAGATTGGGTGATTATCCAAATGCTAGCCAACGCAATGGGCGGTGGTTGGGACTATAAAACCGTTGCTGATATCACCAATGAGATAGCGCGTGTCACGCCACAGTATGCTGGTTTACGTTGGGAGAACATTACGGTCAACGGCGTGCAATGGCCAAGTAATAAGAACAACCCAGATGGCACTCGTATCATGCACCAGACTCAATTTACGCGTGGGCGTGGTCAAATGGAGGCGATTCCGTTTAGATACGCTGCTGAACTACCGGATGCGAAATACCCGTTAGTATTAACGACAGGCCGTATTCTAGAGCAGTTCCACACAGGAACCATGACACGTAAAACCAAAGGGCTGGATAACTTAGCAGGGCCACGTGCAATGGTGAGTGTTCATGATGCTGAGGCGTTAGGTATCTCAAATGGTCAGATGCTTAAAGTATCAACGCGTCGTGGCGAAATAGAAATCGCGGCGTTTGTCACTAAGCGAATGCAAAAGGGCGTGGTGTTCATTCCATTCCATTTTGTTGAATCACCGGTTAACCGTTTGACTACCACAGCGACCGATCCACACGCGAAGATCCCTGAATTTAAGGTGGCGGCTGTGCGTATTGATCCTATTCTTGAGCCTGAAAGTGAAGTAACAGAGGCTTAG